The DNA region TGTTTCGGAGACGACACCAGCCTAGAACATGAAAAGGCTGTCTATAACCTTTTACTCGAGTACGCTCCGGGTGGGTCACTCGAGACCCTGATCAAGTCTCGCCCCGGAAACATCATGGAATTCGAGGTTTCTTTCTACGCTTATCAGCTTCTGAAGGGTATAGAGGAAGTGCGCGGGTGGGGATTGGTTCACTGCGATTTGAAACCCGCCAATGTTCTTGTGTTTCCGTGTGGGTGCGGGGTGAATCGTCTCAAGATCGCCGACTTCGGGCTGGCTAAGCCCTCCGGAGTTAACATTTTTGGGGATTGTCACCGGGGGTCTTTACTGTACACCTCGCCGGAGTCTTTGGTTTCCGGGATGCACGAGACGCCTAAGGATATATGGGCTATAGGGTGCATGGTGGTGGAGATGATCACCGGAAACCCAGCGTGGAGGTTTCTTGATAGCAAGGATGCGTCTCTAAACATAGCATTCAAGAAACCCGAAATCCCAGAGGGTATATCCAATCGCTGCAAGGATTTTCTGGAGAGGTGCTTTGAAAGAAACCCCAGTACGAGATGGACTGCCGCAATGTTGCTGAATCATCCGTTTGTTGCTAATGAATTTAATCTACTGTTGGGGCGAAAACTGGAGGATCATCATCAAGTCAATAGCCCTTTTGGGTTTGAAGGATGGAGTTCTACTACTTGTTTGTTTTCGACGAGGATTCGCGCATGTTCTTCACGACCATCTTCTTCTAATCAACCTGTTCTGTTTCAGAAGATGAAAACTGTGGTTTTGGGGCATTGATGTTTTGTTTCATGGAATAGGttttagaagaagaaataggATGTAAAAGTTAGGAAAGAATCTTTTATTGTGTTAATAAGTAAATTCTTTTGAAAACTCCAAAACCATCTTTTATTATGCATTTTAAAGTAAATTTCAGTTGAGAATCTGGTGAGTTTATAAGCAGATATAGAAGCATAATATGGTGAATTTATATGCTCATGAAACTATATATTtctatttgaaaataaaatagaatttttcttttcttttaattagtaTGTAATGTGATAACACTTCTGTTATCATTCTAAATAGATGATCACGGTATGAAACCCCGTAATCATTCTAAATATGCAAGATTGAACTGCATAATTTGAAATGTTTTGAATATATGAAAGGAGATAGATATCAATGGTACTGAGGTGTTTTAAATTTCTTGGCACAAATGATCTTCGTGGATTTACTTCCAATTCATTTTATATCTGCTTGTTGTGTGTCCATGCTATATATAGAAAACCATGAATAAGTTATAGTTCTTTACTACTTCAGTCCATAAACTAATTTGATTTCATTGTGCATCTATTTCTATAAAAGTTTGCATTGTGTTTTAAGTTTCGTATACCTACTGATATGATCGGGATTACCTAACAATCTAAAACTTAATGATGTAAAAGCAGATTTCGAAATTGATATTTTCAGGTTTATGTAATTGGTGAGGAATTTCGAAATTGATATTTTCAGGTTTATGTAATTGGTGAGGAAGGCGTATTGGAGGAGCTTGAGCTTACTGGCTTTACAGGGCTCGGGAAAGTCTGGTTGGCTTCCTTCTTTGGCTTTACAGGGCTCGGGAAAGTCTGGTTGGCTTCCTTCTTTGACATTACTCTGTCAATTATCAAAAACACTGCTTATATATTCCTTGGTCATATGATTTTGTCATTGAGTTTTTGAAGTTCTTAACTCTGCTATCATAGTTTTGAAGTTCCAATATTACTACCTCAAGAATGTGTATCTGTTGGTGACAGATTGGACTCCCAGAATGGGGCTATCCTTTCACACCTTTTCTTTGATTATTTGCAGAGGCTTCTATTGATTCATGAAGGGGATGCTTG from Ipomoea triloba cultivar NCNSP0323 chromosome 6, ASM357664v1 includes:
- the LOC116023538 gene encoding mitogen-activated protein kinase kinase kinase 17-like → MLPKISNSGRRIHGTVFLGRLSSSSSTDPQVFAVKSSKLESSRSLRVEGRILNQLRGCPYIVHCFGDDTSLEHEKAVYNLLLEYAPGGSLETLIKSRPGNIMEFEVSFYAYQLLKGIEEVRGWGLVHCDLKPANVLVFPCGCGVNRLKIADFGLAKPSGVNIFGDCHRGSLLYTSPESLVSGMHETPKDIWAIGCMVVEMITGNPAWRFLDSKDASLNIAFKKPEIPEGISNRCKDFLERCFERNPSTRWTAAMLLNHPFVANEFNLLLGRKLEDHHQVNSPFGFEGWSSTTCLFSTRIRACSSRPSSSNQPVLFQKMKTVVLGH